In the Lates calcarifer isolate ASB-BC8 linkage group LG24, TLL_Latcal_v3, whole genome shotgun sequence genome, one interval contains:
- the spag6 gene encoding sperm-associated antigen 6 has product MSQRQIIQVFEQYQKSRMQFVQTVADLAARPQNTEILQNAGVMSLLRPLMLDVVPSIQQTAALALGRLADHSDNLAEAVVREDILPQLVHSLASQNRFYKKAAAFVLRAVAKHSPELSQAVVACGGVDALVLCLEEFDPGVKEAAAWALGFIARHNASLSQSIVDAGAIPLLVLCLQEPEMALKRIAASTLSDICKHTPELAQTVVDTGAIAHLAQMILNPDAKLKRQVFSALSQISKHSVSLAEMVIEAEIFPAAVACLRDPDEYVRKNVTTLMREVVKHTPELSQVIVNCGGLAAVIDYLGDCHGNLRLPGIMMLGYVAAHSENLAMAVILSKGVPQLALCLSEESEHHIKAATAWSIGQIGHHTPEHAKAVATANLLPKLLQLYMDASSSEDLQVKSKKALKSILQKCTYLPGLEPLLYDAPSKILKHVVCQFSKVLPHDSKARRLFVTSGGLKKVQEIEAEPGTPLQEYINAINSCFPEEIVRYCSPGYSELLLERLETYQPA; this is encoded by the exons ATGAGTCAACGACAGATCATTCAAG TTTTTGAGCAATATCAGAAATCAAGGATGCAGTTTGTGCAAACTGTTGCTGATCTGGCAGCCAGACCACAGAACACAGAAATCCTCCAAAATGCTG GTGTGATGTCCCTGCTGCGTCCCCTGATGCTGGACGTGGTCCCTAGcatccagcagacagcagctctgGCCCTGGGCCGCCTGGCAGACCACAGTGACAACCTGGCTGAGGCCGTGGTGAGGGAGGACATCCTGCCACAGCTGGTCCACTCTCTGGCTTCGCAGAAC aggTTCTATAAGAAAGCAGCAGCGTTTGTACTGCGCGCAGTAGCCAAACACTCCCCCGAGCTGTCCCAAGCCGTGGTTGCCTGCGGGGGGGTGGATGCCCTGGTTCTCTGCCTGGAGGAGTTTGACCCTGGGGTGAAGGAGGCCGCAGCCTGGGCTCTGGGCTTCATCGCGAGACACAATGCAT CCTTGTCGCAGTCCATTGTGGATGCGGGCGCCATCCCCCTGCTGGTGTTGTGCCTGCAGGAGCCCGAGATGGCCCTCAAACGCATCGCAGCCTCCACCCTCAGCGacatctgcaaacacacaccagagcTGGCCCAGACTGTGGTGGACACCGGTGCCATCGCGCACCTGGCACAAATGATCCTCAACCCAGACGCAAAACTAAAG AGGCAGGTGTTCTCAGCCCTCAGTCAGATCAGTAAGCACTCGGTCAGCCTGGCAGAGATGGTGATAGAGGCTGAGATCTTCCCTGCAGCAGTGGCCTGCCTCAGAGATCCAGACGAGTACGTCAGGAAGAATGTCACTACTCTGATGAGGGAGGTGGTGAAACACACACCAGAG ctgtCCCAGGTGATTGTGAACTGTGGCGGCTTGGCAGCAGTGATCGATTATCTGGGTGATTGCCATGGAAACCTGCGGCTGCCTGGGATCATGATGCTGGGATACGTGGCAGCTCACAGTGAGAACCTTGCCATGGCTGTCATTCTCTCCAAG GGGGTGCCCCAGCTCgccctgtgtctgtctgaggaaTCCGAGCATCACATCAAGGCGGCCACGGCCTGGTCCATCGGCCAGATAGGGCACCACACGCCTGAGCACGCTAAGGCCGTGGCCACAGCTAACCTGCTGcccaaactgctgcagctctacATGGATGCCAGCAGCTCAGAGGACCTGCAGGTTAAA agTAAGAAGGCTCTGAAGAGCATTCTGCAGAAGTGCACCTACCTGCCAGGTCTGGAGCCCCTCCTCTACGATGCCCCGAGCAAAATCCTCAAACACGTCGTGTGCCAGTTCAGCAAG GTGCTGCCTCATGACAGCAAGGCCCGGCGCTTGTTCGTCACCAGTGGGGGTCTGAAGAAGGTGCAAGAGATCGAGGCCGAGCCCGGCACTCCCCTGCAGGAGTACATCAACGCCATCAACAGCTGTTTCCCCGAGGAGATAGTCAG GTACTGTTCTCCTGGCTACTCTGAACTACTATTGGAGAGGCTAGAGACCTACCAACCAGCCTGA
- the commd3 gene encoding COMM domain-containing protein 3, producing MELSESVQRGLQSLADPSSFDQSGFQVLTGVSFRSLLSSHGDPGVLDQPELKQIDQILLKQCHTAAITFILEAVRHNADKSTISSCLEELTFSAERVEIFYSAYEKHKKELERLLASIGRRRPHVNDVSWRLQYHMKNSQVDKVNEPFYLISLNTENEGSSEDINFTCTMEQLQDLVGKLKDAAKSVEKASQM from the exons ATGGAGTTGTCTGAGTCTGTGCAGAGAGGGCTCCAGTCCCTCGCCGACCCGTCCTCCTTCGACCAGAGCGGCTTCCAGGTGCTGACGGGCGTGTCTTTCCGGAGCCTGCTCTCCTCGCACGGCGACCCGGGAGTCCTCG ATCAGCCCGAGCTGAAGCAGATCGACCAGATCCTGCTGAAGCAGTGTCACACTGCAGCGATCACCTTCATCCTGGAGGCGGTCAGACACAACGCAGACAAGTCAACGATAAG TTCCTGTCTTGAGGAACTCACATTCAGTGCAGAGAGAGTAGAAATATTCTACAGCGCATATGAG aaaCATAAGAAAGAGCTGGAACGTCTGTTAGCGAG CATAGGAAGGCGGCGACCTCATGTTAACGACGTTTCTTGGCGTCTCCAGTACCACATGAAG AACTCACAGGTCGACAAGGTCAACGAGCCTTTCTACTTGATTTCACTGAACACAGAG AATGAAGGATCCTCGGAGGATATCAACTTTACTTGCACAATGGAGCAGCTACAG GATTTGGTGGGGAAGCTGAAAGACGCTGCCAAGAGCGTGGAGAAAGCCAGTCAGATGTGA
- the bmi1a gene encoding LOW QUALITY PROTEIN: polycomb complex protein BMI-1-A (The sequence of the model RefSeq protein was modified relative to this genomic sequence to represent the inferred CDS: deleted 1 base in 1 codon; substituted 1 base at 1 genomic stop codon): MHRTTRIKITELNPHLMCVLCGGYFIDATTIIECLHSFCKMCIVRYLETSKYCPICDVQVHKTKPLLNIRSDKTLQDIVYKLVPGLFKNEMKRRRDFYAEHPVDASNGSNEDRGEVADEDKRIITDDEIISLSIEFFDQSRXVGVEDKQSKDQVANKRYLQCPAAMTVMHLRKFLRSKMDIPNTYQVEVMYEDEPLKDYYTLMDIAYIYTWRRNGPLPLKYRVRPNCKKLKVSHAEQEGQNSTSRSGPESDSASDKAGSPAGAPSTSSSLPSPGTPAQSPHPQLPHGPNNVNGTPAASSAARCLRPPSNPNRSFTQFGSGSGSSGGKPRKVSLNGSSTSSG; encoded by the exons ATGCATCGAACGACCAGGATAAAGATTACAGAGCTCAACCCTCACCTCATGTGTGTCCTGTGCGGAGGATATTTCATAGACGCAACCACCATAATCGAATGTCTTCACTCAT TCTGCAAGATGTGCATTGTGCGCTACCTGGAAACCAGCAAATACTGTCCCATCTGTGATGTACAAGTGCATAAAACC AAGCCTCTGCTCAACATTAG GTCTGACAAAACTCTACAGGACATTGTGTACAAACTCGTCCCTGGCCTCTTCAAAA AtgaaatgaagaggaggagagacttTTATGCAGAGCATCCTGTAGATG ctTCTAATGGATCAAATGAGGATCGTGGAGAGGTGGCAGACGAGGACAAGAGAATTATCACAGATGATGAGATCATCAGCCTTTCTATTGAGTTCTTTGACCAGAGCAGGTAG GTCGGAGTGGAGGACAAGCAGTCTAAAGATCAG GTGGCTAACAAGAGGTACCTGCAGTGTCCAGCAGCCATGACAGTCATGCATCTGCGGAAGTTCCTGCGCAGTAAAATGGACATCCCAAATACCTACCAG gttGAAGTCATGTATGAAGACGAGCCTCTGAAAGATTACTACACGTTAATGGATATAGCATATATCTACACTTGGAGAAGG AACGGTCCGTTGCCCCTGAAGTACCGAGTCCGACCCAATTGTAAGAAGCTGAAGGTGAGCCACGCGGAGCAGGAAGGCCAAAACAGCACGAGCAGATCCGGCCCAGAGAGCGACTCTGCCAGCGACAAAGCCGGGAGTCCCGCGGGGGCTCCGTCCACGTCCTCGTCGCTGCCGAGCCCCGGCACGCCCGCTCAGTCCCCGCACCCGCAGCTACCCCACGGCCCCAATAACGTCAACGGGACCCCAGCCGCCTCCTCCGCCGCCCGCTGTCTCCGCCCCCCCTCCAACCCCAACCGGTCCTTCACTCAGTTCGGCagcggcagcggcagcagcggcGGCAAACCCCGGAAGGTTTCTCTGAACGGCTCGTCGACCTCTTCCGGATGA